The following proteins are co-located in the Saccharomycodes ludwigii strain NBRC 1722 chromosome V, whole genome shotgun sequence genome:
- the NMD5 gene encoding Nmd5p (similar to Saccharomyces cerevisiae YJR132W | NMD5 | Nonsense-Mediated mRNA Decay), with protein MDTAVLLQCFASTLHQDLTTRSNAEQQLKQISKIPGFLGSCLDIIGSGTEIPESIKLAASLYFKNKILYGWTGSNLSKNELLSFTVDNDEKPIVKDMFIEALVSCSNVAPNCLRLLQPALNLIVSVEYPHKKWDNILPISIELLNSNNLNSMYVGLLCLSEILRTYRWIENDSRQSLDTIIHNYFDSLLDLGNNLFQSDSNMEDPKIGEMCKLILKCFKFVTYMDLPFTLQRPENFIPWANFHVSIIQAPVSMDFLEKSKTDLRSRSSYPWFKAKKWAYSNLGRLFERYASRSLTKKFSYEDFRRLYTKDFLPHLLNLYFQQLEQWHNKALWLSNESLFYILGFIEHCVCQKSTWPLVKPHYHILLETIIASILCPSEEILEVFENDPQEYIHRYLEVWNDDYSPDLSAISLLTTVVSKKPKTTLQPTLEFVTNTLNENFGSCSSNGDISTLPLINAVQIESCFRIFSTIVHQLTSKNSPYLDQIEIFLPNFVFPLFQSKHGFLRARVCEIVSKLNEMNFGREATLTTIFHGILVCFNESDDDSVPVTLLSALAIQAYLPNEQFQQILSTMVLPIMQKLLKISNEVENDSIGGVLQEFVESFAEQLQPFGVELMNNLVQQFLKLAIELNDAANFDIAKVDPSELPVDSNKQMTALSILSTIISILLSFENSKEIVKNLEQSFYPAAEFILQNNMEDFYREVCEFFENSCFLIRDITPISWKVLELIGQNNRQEGSTVSFYLEDFMLALNNYLVFGQEELKKNNFYSEILFKIYERAMDNEDIDFDEVSTVYDLATKIMISLNQSVPPIYYEKFLTDAVQSIKNEENELSKRIIFGVNAFSVILSCLVNFTVTTLQYLENQNILKLFLETWFTVYIPKYTRVFDVKLSCMAIFRMLDDFQNVNEFFQSINLSNFMPELGSKLVTLMERYPYVLKELEKKRKEFSFDELAAENTDDLIPSSWDDQAFEDEGEEYDEENTIDITSSSEKYIEFLEKEASTMSVVHNGAELEGESFDDLEEDPLSANILDNFDLYGNFKSVVQSTQPYHQVIFSQLNESDQKYILDLMNL; from the coding sequence atggataCCGCAGTACTATTACAATGTTTTGCATCCACCTTACACCAAGATTTAACCACTAGATCAAACGCTGAAcaacaattaaaacaaatcaGTAAAATTCCAGGATTTTTGGGGTCCTGTCTCGATATTATCGGATCAGGTACTGAGATCCCTGAGAGTATCAAACTGGCTGCATCATTatactttaaaaataaaattcttTACGGCTGGACTGGCTCTAATCTTTCTAAAAATGAACTGTTGTCTTTTACTGTCGATAATGACGAAAAGCCTATCGTTAAAGACATGTTTATTGAAGCTTTAGTTTCATGTTCTAATGTGGCCCCAAATTGCCTTAGATTGTTACAACCAGCTTTGAACTTGATTGTTTCTGTGGAATACCCACATAAAAAATGGGACAATATTTTACCAATCTCCATTGAATTGCTAAATAGCAACAATTTAAATTCCATGTACGTTGGTTTATTGTGTCTATCTGAAATTCTAAGAACTTACAGATGGATTGAAAATGATTCACGACAAAGTTTAGACACCATAATCCATAATTACTTTGACAGTTTATTAGACTTGGGAAATAATTTGTTTCAAAGTGACAGTAATATGGAAGATCCTAAAATCGGCGAAATGtgtaaattaattttaaagtgttttaaatttgtcACATACATGGACCTGCCATTTACTCTACAAAGACCTGAAAATTTCATTCCATGGGCAAATTTCCACGTATCTATAATTCAAGCTCCTGTCAGTATGgattttttggaaaaaagtAAGACTGATCTTCGATCTAGAAGTAGTTATCCATGGTTTAAAGCCAAGAAGTGGGCATATTCTAATTTAGGTAGATTGTTTGAAAGGTATGCTTCTAGAAGTTTAACCAAGAAATTCAGTTATGAAGATTTTAGACGATTATACACCAAAGACTTTTTACCACATTTATTAAACTTATACTTCCAACAACTTGAGCAATGGCATAACAAGGCTTTGTGGTTAAGCAATGAGTccttattttatattttaggGTTTATTGAGCATTGTGTCTGCCAAAAATCTACTTGGCCACTTGTTAAACCACATTATCACATTTTACTAGAGACTATTATTGCTTCTATATTATGTCCAAGTGAAGAAATTTTAGAAGTTTTTGAAAACGACCCGCAAGAATACATTCATAGATATTTAGAAGTTTGGAACGATGACTATTCCCCCGATCTATCCgctatttctttattaaccACTGTTGTTTCGAAAAAACCTAAAACAACTTTACAACCGACTTTAGAGTTTGTCACCAATACTTTGAATGAAAACTTTGGATCATGTTCTTCCAATGGGGATATAAGTACTTTGCCTTTAATAAACGCAGTCCAAATTGAATCCTGTTTCAGAATTTTTTCCACAATTGTTCATCAATTAACCTCTAAAAACTCACCATACTTGGAtcaaattgaaattttctTACCAAATTTTGTATTCCCTTTATTCCAAAGTAAACATGGCTTTTTAAGAGCTCGTGTATGTGAAATTGTTAGTAAGCTTAATGAAATGAATTTTGGTAGAGAAGCGACGCTGACAACTATTTTCCATGGTATTTTAGTCTGTTTTAATGAGTCCGATGATGATAGCGTTCCGGTGACTCTTTTGTCCGCTTTAGCGATACAAGCGTATCTTCCAAATGAGCAATTCCAACAAATTTTATCCACTATGGTTTTACCCATCATGCAGAAATTATTGAAGATTTCTAATGAAGTTGAAAACGATAGCATTGGCGGTGTTTTGCAGGAGTTTGTTGAATCTTTTGCGGAACAATTACAGCCTTTTGGTGTTGAGTTAATGAACAATTTAGTTCAACAGTTTTTAAAGTTGGCTATAGAGTTGAATGATGCTGCAAATTTCGATATTGCAAAAGTAGATCCTTCTGAATTGCCCGTTGATAGCAATAAACAGATGACGGCGTTGAGTATTTTATCTACAAtaatttctattttgttGTCCTTTGAAAACTCTAAAGAGATAGTCAAAAATTTGGAACAATCGTTTTACCCAGCTGCTGAATTTATCTTGCAAAACAATATGGAGGATTTCTACAGAGAAGTTTgtgaattttttgaaaattcttgttttttaatacgTGACATCACTCCAATTTCATGGAAAGTTTTGGAATTGATAGGGCAAAATAATAGGCAAGAAGGTAGTACTGTCAGTTTTTACTTGGAAGATTTTATGTTGGCATTAAACAACTATTTAGTTTTTGGAcaagaagaattaaaaaaaaataatttttattcgGAAATTCTTTTTAAGATATATGAAAGAGCAATGGATAATGAAGATATTGATTTCGATGAAGTTAGTACTGTTTATGATTTAGCTACTAAAATTATGATTTCTTTAAATCAAAGCGTTCCTCCCATTTACTATGAGAAATTTTTAACTGATGCTGTGCAAtctataaaaaatgaagaaaatgaattaagcaaaagaattattttcGGTGTTAATGCATTTAGTGTTATTTTGTCGTGTCTTGTTAATTTCACTGTGACTACTCTACAATATTTGGAAAaccaaaatatattaaaattatttttagagaCTTGGTTTACGGTTTACATTCCGAAATATACTAGAGTATTCGATGTGAAGTTGAGCTGCATGGCTATTTTTAGAATGTTGGATGATTTTCAAAATGTCaatgaattttttcaaagtatTAATTTATCTAACTTTATGCCAGAACTAGGATCCAAATTGGTTACATTGATGGAACGGTATCCatatgttttaaaagaattggaaaaaaaacgcAAGGAGTTTTCATTTGACGAACTTGCTGCAGAAAATACCGATGACCTTATACCGTCTTCATGGGATGACCAAGCCTTTGAAGATGAGGGAGAAGAATATGACGAGGAAAACACAATTGACATTACGAGTTCTAGTGAAAAGTATATAgaatttttagaaaaagaagcaaGTACTATGTCTGTTGTTCATAATGGAGCCGAATTAGAGGGAGAAAGTTTTGATGATTTGGAAGAAGACCCACTTTCTGCCAATATTTTAgataattttgatttgTATGGTAATTTTAAGAGTGTGGTTCAATCTACACAACCTTATCATcaagttatttttagtCAATTGAATGAATCTgaccaaaaatatattttagatttaatgaatttatag
- the UTP9 gene encoding Utp9p (similar to Saccharomyces cerevisiae YHR196W | UTP9 | U Three Protein) → MTDLISSFSDNAAVFAFQPNSQKDVIDLYPLDPNSNYQCKSSLVKTIDYEKDDLTLSDIKFLSWIIEISDTKNNSKRSRDDTLNGSNQKSTVFFVNVFNAGKIVVYSGNEIVNIIKNKNDIIGLATTGTSIWILDSEKTIKQFQYNSSKPLKSFHLVDGKDEDIMDFQMLEVNRDGPVHLGVVTEKCVYIIDPFEKIPSTLIKLSVFGCVSLKYLDSKHLIVADLDTIKIIELNDKIDDEPYNVIQVWDFKVEKIKIWGDNIVAFSTDNTIGVFNKNESSIKCVISAQKAEIIDFVVLDDQSIIVAWLNVNEPNFELIKLQDVNNESEIMITNKSLKDIQDSTNVTVTNKSLPEENATKIQEEGDEEDKKYNKTEQREIANKLTELLENYTGKDDDNEILVSTKSDKWNEDLIRHYLIKNTNTGFLGKLYEILSGKITESPWSFDNTMHCKWLKWILILFNIDDYMSKANSMSAANKKKHFNNATLKSKRQLKSSLKNTTATLPLLLSIQGKLEMLISQAELRQEMGDLIVNDKSKDNGNKKANIDEELDNNTEEIAYVNGEENDEDVEKHFVDAE, encoded by the coding sequence ATGACAGATCTAATCTCCTCTTTTTCAGACAATGCAGCAGTTTTTGCCTTTCAACCAAATAGTCAAAAGGATGTTATCGACCTCTATCCATTGGATCCTAATAGTAACTACCAATGTAAAAGCTCATTGGTAAAAACTATTGATTACGAAAAAGATGATCTAACATTATCTgacattaaatttttatcttgGATTATTGAAATATCTGATACCAAGAATAATTCTAAAAGATCAAGAGATGATACCCTCAATGGCAGTAATCAAAAGTCcactgttttttttgtaaatgtATTCAACGCAGGAAAAATAGTTGTTTATTCTGGAAATgaaattgttaatattattaaaaacaaaaatgacATAATAGGTCTAGCTACAACGGGCACTTCTATCTGGATATTGGATAGCGagaaaacaattaaacAGTTTCAATACAATAGCTCTAAACCTTTGAAAAGTTTCCATTTAGTTGATGGTAAAGACGAAGATATTATGGATTTCCAGATGCTAGAAGTTAATCGTGATGGCCCTGTACATTTAGGAGTTGTCACAGAAAAATGTGTTTACATCATAGATccatttgaaaaaatccCATCCACTCTGATTAAGCTTTCTGTATTTGGTTGTGTTAGTTTGAAGTATTTAGATTCCAAACATTTGATTGTAGCTGATCTAGAtactattaaaattatagagttaaatgataaaatagaCGATGAACCTTATAATGTCATCCAAGTATGGGATTttaaagttgaaaaaataaaaatttgggGTGATAATATAGTAGCATTTTCCACTGATAACACTATTGGTgtgtttaataaaaatgagtCTAGTATTAAATGTGTTATTAGTGCTCAAAAAGCTGAGATTATTGACTTTGTGGTATTGGACGATCAAAGCATCATTGTTGCATGGTTGAATGTTAATGAACCAAATTTTGAGTTAATCAAATTACAAGACGTTAACAATGAAAGTGAAATTATGATAActaataaatctttaaaagaCATACAAGACAGCACCAATGTTACTGTTACCAACAAATCTTTGCCAGAAGAAAATGCTACTAAAATACAAGAAGAGGGGGATGAAGAggataaaaaatacaacaaaaCTGAACAAAGGGAAATTGCCAATAAATTAACCGAGTTGTTGGAAAATTATACCGGTAAAGACGATGATAATGAAATATTGGTGTCTACAAAATCTGACAAATGGAACGAAGATTTAATTAGACattatttgataaaaaacaCCAACACCGGGTTTCTCGGTAAATTATATGAAATATTAAGTGGTAAGATTACTGAATCGCCTTGGTCTTTTGATAACACAATGCATTGTAAATGGCTAAAATGGATTCTAATATTGTTTAACATCGATGACTATATGTCAAAAGCGAATAGTATGAGTGCTGCCAACAAAAAGAAGCATTTTAATAATGCGACTTTAAAATCTAAAAGGCAATTGAAATCCTCACTAAAAAATACCACAGCTACACTACcgttattgttatcaatTCAAGGGAAATTAGAAATGTTAATATCTCAAGCAGAATTAAGACAAGAAATGGGGGATTTAATCGTTAATGATAAGAGTAAggataatggtaataaaaaagcaaaTATTGATGAGGAAttagataataatactgaGGAAATAGCTTATGTAAATGGTGAAGAAAACGATGAAGATGTGGAAAAGCATTTTGTCGATGCTGAGTGA